In the Nerophis ophidion isolate RoL-2023_Sa linkage group LG01, RoL_Noph_v1.0, whole genome shotgun sequence genome, one interval contains:
- the LOC133554198 gene encoding zinc finger protein 501-like, whose amino-acid sequence MCFCCLCLADIQQLIGNPEKVSPQSGGSSTLKQETPQPPCIKKEEEELCITQEGECLLGREEADYSKLQLTVVSVKTEDDEEKPQVDNLLAPLSDSETEDEVEVTLSSDTDCEGDMRTHTDNKHSECSSKKRGEKCLRCSVCAESFTKNSCLTGHMRTHTGEKPFNCSVCGKSFSQNSSLTQHMRIHTGEKPFICSVCEKSFSQNGSLTQHMRTHTGEKPFNCSVCGKSFSQNVHLTQHMITHTGEKPFDCSVCGKSFSHNSNLSQHMRTHTGEKPFNCSFCGKSFYRNCRLTQHMRTHTGEKPFKCLVCGKIYSQNTSLNQHMRTHTGDKLFNCSVCGKIFSRNCRLTQHMRTHTGVKPFNCSICGENFSMKRRLTEHMRTHTGEKPFSCSVCCKRFTHKADAAKHMRTHKGK is encoded by the coding sequence atgtgtttttgttgtttgtgtcttgcagacATCCAGCAGCTGATCGGTAATCCCGAAAAAGTTTCccctcagtcaggggggagctccactttgaagcaggagactccacaaccaccctgcattaaaaaggaagaggaggaactctgcatcactcaggagggagagtgtcttctaggacgagaggaagctgattacTCCAAGTTGcaactgactgttgtctctgtgaagactgaagatgatgaagagaaaccacaagtagacaacctcttagctccactatcagatagtgagactgaagacgaggttgaagtaactttgagcagcgatacagactgtgaaggtgatatgaggactcacactgacaacaaacactctgaatgcTCTTCGAAGAAGAGAGGTGAAAAATGTTTGAGATGCTCAGTTTGTGCTGAAAGTTTTACTAAAAATAGCTGTTtgactggacacatgagaacacacacaggtgaaaaaccttttaattGTTCTGTTTGTGgaaaaagcttttctcaaaatagctctttgactcaacacatgagaatacacacaggtgaaaaaccttttatttgttcagtttgtgaaaaaagcttttctcaaaatggctctttgactcaacacatgagaacacacacaggtgaaaaaccatttaattgttcagtttgtggcaaaagcttttctcaaaatgtccatttgactcaacacatgataacacacacaggtgaaaaaccatttgattgttcagtttgtggcaaaagtttTTCTCACAATAGCAATTTGAgtcaacacatgagaacgcacacaggtgaaaaaccatttaattgttcatttTGTGGCAAAAGTTTTTATCGAAATTGccgtttgactcaacacatgagaacacacacaggtgagaaaccATTTAAATGTTTAGTTTGTGGCAAAATCTATTCTCAAAATACTTCTTTGaatcaacacatgagaacacacacaggtgacaaactatttaattgttcagtttgtggcaaaatctTTTCTCGAAATTGccgtttgactcaacacatgagaacacacacaggtgtaaAACCATTTAACTGTTCGATTTGTGGTGAAAACTTTTCTATGAAGAGAcgtttgactgaacacatgagaacacacacaggtgaaaaaccatttagttgttcagtgtgctGTAAAAGGTTCACACATAAAGCAGACGCAgcaaaacacatgagaacacacaaggGAAAATGA